The Staphylococcus sp. KG4-3 genome has a window encoding:
- a CDS encoding response regulator transcription factor — protein MTKILIVEDEQNLARFIELELEHENYEVDIEYDGQPGLNKALTNDYDLILLDLMLPSINGLEICRQIRQQQTTPIIIITAKSDTYDKVAGLDYGADDYIVKPFDIEELLARIRAMLRRQPQKNVIDIKGIIIDKDAFKVTVDGQPLDLTKTEYDLLYLLANNKNHVLQREQIITDVWGYDTEVETNVVDVYIRYLRNKLKPFGKDKCIETVRGVGYVIRQ, from the coding sequence ATGACAAAAATTTTAATAGTGGAAGATGAGCAAAATCTTGCTCGTTTTATTGAACTTGAACTTGAGCATGAAAACTATGAGGTCGATATTGAATATGATGGACAACCTGGTTTAAATAAAGCATTAACTAATGATTATGATCTAATTCTCTTAGATTTAATGTTACCAAGTATAAATGGCCTAGAAATATGTAGACAAATTCGTCAACAACAAACAACGCCTATAATCATTATTACAGCAAAAAGTGATACGTATGATAAAGTAGCTGGATTGGATTACGGCGCAGATGATTATATAGTAAAGCCATTTGATATAGAAGAATTATTAGCTAGAATTCGCGCTATGTTACGACGCCAGCCACAAAAAAATGTGATTGATATTAAAGGTATTATCATTGATAAAGATGCATTTAAGGTAACCGTCGATGGCCAACCTTTGGATTTAACTAAAACAGAGTATGATTTATTATATCTATTAGCAAATAATAAAAATCACGTATTACAAAGGGAACAAATTATTACGGATGTATGGGGATACGACACAGAAGTAGAAACAAATGTCGTTGATGTTTATATACGTTATTTAAGAAATAAACTCAAACCATTTGGTAAAGATAAATGTATAGAAACTGTTCGTGGCGTTGGGTATGTGATTAGACAATGA
- a CDS encoding 2-oxoglutarate dehydrogenase E1 component, protein MSNESQVSEAPVNFGANLGYVLDLYDIYLNDPGAVPEDLQVLFSTIKNGEANITTNNESQSNITKGDSTIKRVMRLIDNIRQYGHLLADIYPVNRPERENVPKLTIEDFNLDKETLESISAGIVSDHFKDIYDNAYEAIVRMEKRYKGPIAFEYTHINNNRERVWLKRRIETPYKATLNDNQKIELFKNLAHVEGFEKYLHKNFVGAKRFSIEGVDTLVPMLQQTLRIASDEGIQNIQIGMAHRGRLNVLTHVLEKPYEMMISEFMHTDPMKFLPKDGSLELTSGWSGDVKYHLGGVKTTQSYGTEQKISLANNPSHLEIVSPVVLGKTRANQDTTDKPGSVTTEFKKSMPILIHGDAAYPGQGINFEAMNLGNLDGYSTGGSLHIITNNRIGFTTEPQDGRSTTYSSDVAKGYDVPIMHVNADNVEATIEAIEIAMAFRKEFHKDVVIDLVGYRRYGHNEMDEPSITNPLPYHEIRKHESVEILYGKQLVSENIISEDEMNNIIDEVQKTLRTAHDKIDKNDKMDNPEMQRPESLAEPIQNDDSQLSFEQLKEINDAMLTYPSNFNVLKKLNKVLEKRKEPFESEDGLVDWAQAEQLAFATITQNGTPIRLTGQDSERGTFSHRHAVLHDPETGEQYVPLHNVPDQKATFEVRNSPLSEAAVVGFEYGYNVQNKSCMTIWEAQYGDFSNMAQMIFDNFLFSSRAKWGERSGLTLFLPHSFEGQGPEHSSARLERFLQLAGENNSTIVNLSSSSNYFHLLRAQAANLGTQSMRPLVVMSPKSLLRNKTVADPISKFTSGKFEPILPEDHDKASVKKVILASGKMFIDLKEYLAKNPNDSILIVAVERLYPFPADEINALLNELPNLENVAWVQEEPKNQGAWSFVYPYLKELTTDKYDLSYHGRIQRSAPAEGDGEIHKLVQNMIIEQSTNIN, encoded by the coding sequence ATGAGCAACGAAAGTCAGGTTTCCGAGGCACCTGTAAATTTCGGAGCAAATCTTGGATATGTTTTAGATTTATATGATATATATCTAAATGATCCTGGTGCAGTTCCTGAAGATTTGCAAGTCCTTTTTAGTACAATTAAAAACGGTGAAGCAAACATCACAACAAATAATGAAAGTCAGAGTAACATAACTAAGGGAGATAGCACAATCAAACGTGTTATGCGCCTTATCGATAATATTCGTCAATATGGGCATTTGTTGGCAGATATTTATCCAGTTAATAGGCCTGAAAGAGAAAATGTACCCAAATTAACAATCGAAGATTTTAATTTGGACAAAGAAACACTTGAATCAATTTCAGCCGGTATTGTTTCTGACCATTTTAAAGACATTTATGATAATGCATATGAAGCAATTGTACGTATGGAAAAACGTTACAAAGGCCCAATCGCCTTTGAATATACCCACATTAATAATAATAGAGAACGTGTGTGGTTAAAGCGTAGAATTGAAACTCCATACAAAGCAACATTAAATGATAATCAAAAAATCGAACTATTTAAAAACTTAGCCCACGTTGAAGGTTTTGAAAAGTATTTACACAAAAACTTTGTTGGAGCTAAACGTTTCTCCATCGAAGGTGTAGATACTTTGGTACCTATGCTACAACAAACATTAAGAATTGCGAGCGACGAAGGCATCCAAAATATTCAGATAGGTATGGCCCATCGTGGTAGATTAAATGTTTTAACACATGTTTTAGAAAAGCCATATGAAATGATGATTTCTGAATTTATGCACACAGATCCGATGAAATTCTTACCTAAAGATGGTAGCTTAGAATTAACATCCGGTTGGTCTGGTGACGTTAAATATCATCTTGGTGGTGTGAAAACAACCCAATCATATGGTACTGAACAAAAGATCTCCTTGGCGAACAATCCAAGTCATTTAGAAATCGTATCACCAGTAGTCCTTGGTAAAACACGTGCCAATCAAGATACAACTGATAAACCAGGCTCAGTAACTACCGAATTCAAAAAATCTATGCCTATATTAATCCATGGTGACGCCGCTTATCCTGGGCAAGGTATTAATTTTGAAGCTATGAACTTAGGTAACTTAGATGGTTATTCAACAGGTGGTTCACTACACATTATTACAAATAACCGTATAGGCTTTACAACCGAACCGCAAGATGGCCGTTCTACAACTTATTCTTCAGATGTTGCAAAAGGATACGACGTTCCAATCATGCATGTAAATGCTGATAATGTCGAGGCAACGATTGAAGCAATTGAAATTGCAATGGCGTTTAGAAAAGAATTCCATAAAGACGTAGTTATCGATTTAGTAGGTTATCGTCGCTACGGTCATAATGAAATGGATGAACCATCAATTACAAATCCACTACCATATCATGAAATACGTAAACATGAGTCAGTTGAAATCTTATACGGAAAACAACTTGTCAGCGAAAATATAATTTCAGAAGATGAAATGAATAATATCATTGACGAAGTTCAAAAAACTTTAAGAACTGCTCATGACAAAATTGATAAAAACGACAAAATGGACAACCCAGAAATGCAAAGACCTGAAAGTTTAGCAGAACCAATACAAAATGACGATTCGCAATTAAGCTTTGAACAGTTAAAAGAAATTAATGATGCAATGCTGACTTATCCGTCAAACTTCAATGTATTGAAGAAGCTAAATAAAGTACTAGAGAAACGTAAAGAACCATTTGAAAGTGAAGATGGATTAGTTGACTGGGCTCAAGCAGAACAATTAGCTTTTGCAACTATCACTCAAAATGGAACACCTATACGTTTAACTGGTCAAGATAGTGAACGTGGTACTTTTAGTCACCGTCACGCTGTGTTACATGACCCAGAAACTGGCGAACAATATGTACCATTACACAATGTTCCTGATCAAAAAGCAACATTTGAAGTGCGTAACTCTCCATTATCAGAAGCTGCTGTTGTAGGTTTTGAATATGGCTATAATGTGCAAAATAAGTCATGTATGACTATTTGGGAAGCACAATACGGGGACTTCTCAAATATGGCTCAAATGATTTTTGACAACTTCTTATTTAGTTCACGGGCTAAATGGGGCGAACGTTCAGGACTAACTTTATTCTTGCCTCATTCATTTGAAGGACAAGGTCCAGAACATTCATCTGCACGTTTAGAAAGATTTTTACAATTAGCTGGTGAAAATAATTCAACTATCGTTAATTTATCTAGTTCAAGTAACTATTTCCATTTATTACGTGCACAGGCAGCTAATCTTGGTACACAGTCTATGAGACCATTAGTAGTTATGTCACCGAAGAGTTTATTACGTAATAAGACTGTTGCAGATCCTATCAGTAAATTCACTTCAGGTAAATTCGAACCAATTTTACCAGAAGATCACGATAAAGCATCAGTGAAAAAAGTTATTTTAGCATCAGGTAAAATGTTTATTGATTTAAAAGAGTATTTGGCCAAAAATCCGAATGATTCTATTTTAATCGTAGCAGTAGAAAGACTTTATCCTTTCCCTGCTGATGAAATTAATGCATTATTAAACGAATTACCTAATTTAGAAAATGTAGCTTGGGTACAAGAAGAACCTAAGAACCAAGGTGCATGGTCATTCGTTTATCCTTATCTAAAAGAATTAACAACTGATAAATATGATTTAAGTTATCACGGTCGCATCCAACGTTCAGCTCCCGCTGAAGGTGATGGTGAAATTCACAAACTCGTACAAAATATGATAATCGAACAAAGTACAAACATTAACTAG
- a CDS encoding HAMP domain-containing histidine kinase: MKQRKLKTKWMMITTTITFLTIFVFSLIIIFFLSSSLRHNELSEANRSSDDIVQLFESKDIDNITPLDLNASLGNFQKVILFNDDEKKLIETSNDKSITFSPEVVPKDRNNIVIKKHHNTDYLIITDHIESPKFNGYSVIVHSLEDYNALVNSLYFIALIFGVIATFITAIISYFFSSQITKPLILMSNKMQQIRRDGFQEKVELSTNYEETDNLIATFNEMMFQLEESFNQQRQFVEDASHELRTPLQIIQGHLNLINRWGKKDAAILEESLDISLEEMSRITKLVEELLLLTKENNNSRDGNIENVEINAEITSRIKSLKQLHEDYTFEFDAFPKPLNIKIDRYQLEQVLIIFIDNAMKYDQVNKHIHIQTKLRNKQTSIEITDHGVGIPKEDIEFIFDRFYRVDKSRSRKLGGNGLGLSIAKKIIELNHGKIQVDSVVGQYTTFKITF, encoded by the coding sequence ATGAAACAGCGTAAATTAAAAACTAAATGGATGATGATTACTACAACCATTACATTTTTAACTATATTTGTATTTAGTCTAATTATTATATTCTTTTTAAGTAGCTCACTCAGACATAACGAATTAAGTGAAGCTAACCGTAGTTCTGATGATATCGTTCAATTATTTGAATCAAAAGATATTGATAATATAACGCCTTTGGATTTAAATGCTTCATTAGGAAATTTTCAAAAAGTGATTCTATTTAATGATGATGAAAAAAAATTAATCGAAACTTCAAACGACAAATCAATTACCTTCTCACCAGAAGTAGTTCCTAAAGATAGAAATAATATTGTGATTAAAAAACATCACAACACCGATTATTTAATAATAACGGATCATATAGAATCACCAAAATTTAACGGTTATAGTGTGATTGTACATTCTTTGGAAGATTACAACGCACTCGTTAATTCTCTTTACTTTATAGCATTAATCTTTGGTGTAATCGCTACGTTTATTACAGCAATTATTAGTTATTTCTTTTCATCACAAATCACAAAACCTTTAATATTGATGTCTAACAAAATGCAACAAATACGTCGAGATGGCTTCCAAGAAAAAGTTGAGTTATCTACAAACTACGAGGAAACTGATAACTTAATCGCTACGTTCAATGAAATGATGTTTCAATTGGAAGAATCGTTTAATCAGCAAAGACAGTTCGTTGAAGATGCTTCACATGAACTCCGAACACCTTTACAAATTATACAAGGTCATTTGAATTTGATTAATCGATGGGGTAAAAAAGATGCAGCTATTTTAGAAGAATCTTTAGATATATCGTTAGAAGAAATGTCTAGAATTACAAAATTGGTAGAAGAATTATTATTACTTACGAAAGAAAATAATAACAGTCGAGATGGAAACATTGAAAATGTAGAAATCAATGCAGAAATTACGTCACGTATTAAATCATTGAAGCAACTTCATGAAGATTATACTTTTGAATTTGATGCATTTCCTAAGCCATTGAATATAAAAATCGACCGCTATCAATTAGAACAAGTTTTGATTATTTTTATTGATAATGCAATGAAATATGATCAGGTCAACAAACATATCCATATTCAGACAAAGTTAAGAAATAAACAAACATCTATAGAAATTACAGATCATGGTGTTGGTATTCCTAAGGAGGATATTGAATTTATCTTTGATAGATTTTACAGGGTAGATAAATCACGTTCACGTAAACTAGGCGGTAATGGATTAGGGCTATCAATCGCCAAAAAGATAATAGAATTAAATCATGGTAAGATTCAAGTAGATAGTGTAGTAGGCCAATATACAACTTTTAAAATTACATTTTAA
- the sucB gene encoding dihydrolipoyllysine-residue succinyltransferase, with the protein MPEVKVPELAESITEGTIAEWLKQVGDSVDKGEAIVELETDKVNVEVVSEEAGVLQELLADEGDTVEVGQAIAVVGEGSGNNTSESPAKQEDTKATDNSNNEQQSSESTESKPEASSQDNGQRVNATPSARKYAREKGIDLSEVSPSSNDVVRKSHVDQSQQQSNTQQSQPAAKEETKKPAQQNPSKPVIREKMSRRKKTAAKKLLEVSNNTAMLTTFNEIDMTNVMDLRKRKKEQFIKDHDGTKLGFMSFFTKAAVAALKKYPEVNAEIDGDDMITKQYYDIGVAVSTEDGLLVPFVRDCDKKNFAEIEDEIGNLAKKARDKKLGLDDMVNGSFTITNGGIFGSMMSTPIINGSQAAILGMHSIITRPIAIDADTIENRPMMYIALSYDHRIIDGKEAVGFLKTIKELIENPEDLLLES; encoded by the coding sequence ATGCCAGAGGTAAAAGTTCCAGAATTAGCAGAATCCATAACAGAAGGTACCATTGCAGAATGGTTAAAACAAGTAGGTGATAGCGTAGATAAAGGTGAAGCTATTGTTGAATTAGAGACAGATAAAGTAAACGTAGAAGTTGTTTCAGAGGAAGCAGGTGTACTTCAAGAATTATTGGCTGACGAAGGCGACACAGTAGAAGTTGGCCAAGCAATTGCAGTAGTTGGAGAAGGCAGTGGTAATAATACTTCTGAGTCACCAGCGAAACAAGAAGATACAAAAGCAACTGACAATTCAAATAACGAACAACAATCTTCTGAATCAACAGAAAGCAAACCAGAAGCGTCATCACAAGATAACGGACAACGAGTAAATGCTACACCATCTGCTCGTAAATACGCTCGTGAAAAAGGTATTGACTTATCTGAAGTATCACCATCTTCTAACGATGTAGTGAGAAAATCTCATGTTGATCAAAGTCAACAACAATCAAACACTCAACAATCACAACCAGCTGCTAAAGAAGAAACTAAAAAACCAGCACAACAAAACCCATCAAAACCAGTTATTAGAGAAAAAATGTCTCGTCGTAAGAAAACAGCTGCCAAAAAATTATTAGAAGTATCTAATAATACAGCTATGTTAACTACTTTCAACGAAATCGATATGACAAATGTTATGGACTTACGTAAGCGTAAGAAAGAACAATTCATCAAGGATCATGATGGTACGAAACTTGGTTTCATGTCATTCTTTACAAAAGCAGCTGTAGCAGCATTGAAAAAATATCCAGAAGTAAATGCTGAAATTGATGGCGATGACATGATAACTAAACAATATTATGATATCGGTGTTGCAGTTTCTACAGAAGACGGTTTACTTGTGCCGTTTGTTAGAGATTGCGATAAGAAAAACTTTGCTGAAATAGAAGACGAAATTGGTAATTTAGCTAAAAAAGCGCGTGACAAAAAACTTGGATTAGATGATATGGTTAACGGATCATTTACAATCACAAATGGCGGCATCTTTGGTTCAATGATGTCTACACCTATCATTAACGGTAGTCAAGCTGCGATTTTAGGTATGCACTCAATTATCACTCGTCCAATTGCTATCGATGCAGATACAATTGAAAACCGTCCAATGATGTACATCGCTTTAAGCTATGACCACAGAATCATTGATGGTAAAGAAGCTGTAGGTTTCTTAAAAACAATTAAAGAATTAATTGAAAATCCAGAAGACTTACTATTAGAATCTTAA
- a CDS encoding phosphatase PAP2 family protein → MSRWKRISLLIIFTLIFGIIAFFHESRLGKWIDNEVYEFIYSSESFITTTIFLGVTKIGEVWAMVCLSLLLIAYLMLKRLNVEALFFAIAMGLSSTLNPLLKNIFDRERPTLLRLIDISGFSFPSGHAMGSAAFFGSAMYIANRTMKGRSKAFMVGLSALFIIMISTSRVYLGVHYPTDIIAGIIGGAFCVILSTLILRHKLQI, encoded by the coding sequence ATGAGTCGTTGGAAAAGAATATCTTTACTCATCATTTTCACGTTAATATTTGGCATCATTGCATTCTTCCACGAATCTAGGCTAGGTAAGTGGATTGATAACGAAGTGTATGAGTTTATATATTCTTCTGAAAGTTTTATCACTACAACTATTTTTCTCGGTGTTACTAAAATTGGAGAAGTATGGGCAATGGTTTGTTTATCGCTTTTATTAATAGCTTATTTAATGTTAAAACGCCTAAATGTCGAAGCACTATTTTTTGCAATTGCTATGGGGTTATCAAGTACACTAAATCCTTTATTAAAAAATATCTTTGATAGAGAACGTCCAACATTACTTAGGCTAATAGACATCTCCGGTTTCAGTTTTCCAAGTGGACATGCAATGGGATCTGCAGCTTTTTTTGGAAGCGCCATGTATATTGCCAATCGAACAATGAAAGGTAGATCAAAAGCCTTTATGGTTGGTTTATCTGCTTTATTTATTATAATGATTTCAACATCACGTGTGTATCTTGGTGTCCATTATCCTACCGATATCATTGCAGGTATTATCGGTGGCGCATTCTGCGTAATTCTATCAACATTAATATTACGTCATAAATTACAAATTTAA
- a CDS encoding alpha/beta fold hydrolase: MHTNELKGIFNATGANIYFESKGNGENLLLIHAGIADSSMWDKEFQLLSEKYRVVRFDLPGFGLSDFTEGNYSYNKIINELLTYLDIKHTHILAASFGGKIAIDFYLENSEKCLSLALLSPALGGWNNSTFLQKYEEKEERLLKEGKIEETAQFNYITWIQRNRAPELMNPDVKKLVIAMQIKILTKPEPDFSYEEIETGENILQIKNIQIPVLIINGKCDVPDFLDISELMIKEIPNVKNIQIPNTAHLANLESPRIFFKLISEFFANNSNN, from the coding sequence ATGCATACAAATGAACTTAAAGGAATTTTTAACGCAACAGGAGCTAATATTTATTTTGAATCAAAAGGTAACGGAGAAAATTTATTATTAATTCATGCCGGGATTGCAGATTCAAGTATGTGGGATAAAGAATTTCAATTATTGTCAGAAAAATATCGAGTAGTTAGATTTGATCTTCCTGGTTTTGGCTTAAGTGATTTCACTGAAGGAAATTACTCTTATAATAAAATCATCAATGAACTACTTACGTATTTAGACATTAAACACACCCATATTTTAGCTGCTTCATTCGGTGGAAAAATAGCTATTGATTTTTATCTAGAGAACTCAGAAAAATGTCTGAGTTTAGCGCTTTTGTCTCCAGCTTTAGGTGGGTGGAATAATTCTACTTTCTTACAAAAATATGAAGAAAAAGAGGAAAGATTATTAAAAGAAGGAAAAATAGAAGAAACTGCACAGTTTAACTATATAACTTGGATACAAAGAAACAGAGCACCGGAACTTATGAATCCAGATGTAAAAAAGTTAGTTATTGCTATGCAGATAAAGATTTTAACTAAACCTGAACCAGATTTTTCTTACGAAGAAATAGAAACAGGAGAAAATATCTTACAGATAAAAAACATTCAAATACCTGTATTAATTATTAATGGTAAGTGTGATGTTCCAGATTTCCTTGATATATCTGAACTTATGATTAAAGAAATTCCCAATGTAAAAAACATTCAAATACCTAATACAGCACACTTAGCTAACCTAGAATCTCCCAGGATCTTTTTTAAGTTAATTTCGGAATTCTTTGCCAATAATTCTAACAATTAA